A genomic segment from Maniola jurtina chromosome 9, ilManJurt1.1, whole genome shotgun sequence encodes:
- the LOC123868214 gene encoding glycogen-binding subunit 76A isoform X1, with translation MSSPDLKMSLEHQQLPVLMKKTQMSGDRTGPQCGLTSLLPMSCRGRAAAFARDLHSRLRNLGATQEGECENSWLTRENPTHRPTSSTQRELDTFFDFELECGSPSSPVDEYDAPFPEKPTEDSDPPFYDVDSDVEHKEQSKLMLKQPDKGKNGFKFSTAFYTESPVKLQPTARENGHVDKPLYSPITFEGCARHNSYDEIDCLVQPVAATDRLSLLPQLSSTLDSDSEFESAKSDPSDCFDDLPQNDNILENDLTDVVEILSITDSETLNEEEISLNSEEKEDFESSEKIVVSNGDSNELKDIGTSVVSNDDKEIVASAVSNGDSNELTEIDINEVPIEKEPSPAPDIDPQLLSIETKTEDEGEDDRPQRVRRCSSLKTGKTPPGTPGRKKIVRFADVLGLDLADVKTFMDEIPVIPKSAYDDLTGCDVQSSPPARPSPRLGALTLVPLFQLPRDVTEKLEKQNVCLESSRVCDGVHVTICGSVRVRNLDFHKTVHIRYTMNRWKTYTDLQATYVQGSCDGYSDRFQFVLYAPCISSGQRMEIAVRFQCKGQQFWDNNSGANYCFDCLALGAATSASPASLHPTVDWHPSFY, from the coding sequence aCGCAGATGAGCGGTGATCGCACCGGGCCCCAGTGCGGTTTGACGTCGCTCTTGCCGATGTCTTGCCGCGGCCGAGCTGCAGCCTTCGCCCGGGACTTGCACTCACGCCTCCGCAACCTCGGGGCGACACAAGAGGGCGAATGCGAGAACAGCTGGCTCACGCGCGAGAATCCTACGCACCGACCTACTAGCTCTACACAACGGGAACTCGATACGTTCTTTGACTTTGAACTCGAATGCGGAAGTCCGTCCAGTCCGGTAGATGAATACGATGCGCCGTTCCCGGAGAAACCGACTGAAGACTCGGATCCGCCTTTCTACGATGTCGATTCAGACGTTGAACACAAAGAGCAAAGTAAATTAATGTTAAAGCAGCCAGACAAAGGAAAaaatggatttaagttttccacAGCATTTTACACAGAATCGCCAGTTAAGCTCCAACCGACTGCAAGAGAAAACGGCCATGTAGATAAACCGTTGTATTCTCCCATAACATTCGAAGGCTGCGCTCGACATAATAGTTACGATGAAATCGATTGTTTGGTACAGCCTGTTGCAGCTACGGATCGGTTAAGTCTTCTTCCACAATTAAGTTCGACCTTAGATAGCGACTCCGAATTCGAATCAGCGAAAAGTGATCCATCCGACTGTTTTGATGACCTGCCTCAGAATGataatattttggaaaatgatCTAACAGACGTTGTAGAAATTTTGTCAATTACTGATAGTGAAACTCTCAATGAAGAAGAAATTTCATTAAACAGTGAAGAAAAAGAGGACTTTGAAAGTAGTGAAAAGATTGTTGTAAGCAACGGTGATAGCAATGAGTTAAAGGATATAGGTACCAGTGTTGTAAGCAATGATGACAAGGAAATAGTTGCCAGTGCTGTAAGCAATGGTGACAGCAACGAGCTAACTGAAATAGATATTAACGAAGTTCCTATTGAAAAAGAACCGTCACCCGCACCTGATATCGATCCACAATTGCTTAGTATTGAAACAAAAACTGAAGATGAAGGAGAAGACGATCGACCACAGCGAGTTCGCAGATGCTCATCGTTGAAAACTGGAAAAACTCCACCTGGAACACCAGGCAGAAAGAAAATAGTTCGATTTGCTGATGTACTAGGACTCGATTTGGCCGATGTGAAAACTTTCATGGATGAAATACCGGTTATTCCAAAATCTGCTTATGACGATCTCACTGGTTGTGATGTGCAAAGTTCACCACCTGCTCGACCTTCCCCGCGTCTCGGTGCTCTGACCCTGGTTCCCTTATTCCAACTTCCCCGTGATGTTACAGAAAAACTTGAAAAACAAAACGTGTGCTTAGAGAGTTCGCGCGTCTGTGACGGTGTTCATGTCACGATATGTGGCTCGGTTCGAGTGCGAAATTTAGACTTTCATAAAACTGTGCACATACGGTATACGATGAATCGCTGGAAGACGTACACGGACTTACAAGCGACGTATGTACAAGGTTCATGCGACGGATATTCGGACCGCTTTCAATTCGTTTTATACGCACCGTGTATTTCGTCGGGACAAAGGATGGAAATTGCGGTGAGATTCCAATGCAAAGGCCAGCAATTCTGGGACAATAATAGCGGGGCGAATTATTGTTTCGATTGTTTAGCGCTCGGCGCCGCTACCTCGGCCTCGCCAGCCTCGCTTCATCCCACCGTGGACTGGCACCCGTCGTTCTACTGA
- the LOC123868214 gene encoding glycogen-binding subunit 76A isoform X2: MWCGFTSAPKYKTQMSGDRTGPQCGLTSLLPMSCRGRAAAFARDLHSRLRNLGATQEGECENSWLTRENPTHRPTSSTQRELDTFFDFELECGSPSSPVDEYDAPFPEKPTEDSDPPFYDVDSDVEHKEQSKLMLKQPDKGKNGFKFSTAFYTESPVKLQPTARENGHVDKPLYSPITFEGCARHNSYDEIDCLVQPVAATDRLSLLPQLSSTLDSDSEFESAKSDPSDCFDDLPQNDNILENDLTDVVEILSITDSETLNEEEISLNSEEKEDFESSEKIVVSNGDSNELKDIGTSVVSNDDKEIVASAVSNGDSNELTEIDINEVPIEKEPSPAPDIDPQLLSIETKTEDEGEDDRPQRVRRCSSLKTGKTPPGTPGRKKIVRFADVLGLDLADVKTFMDEIPVIPKSAYDDLTGCDVQSSPPARPSPRLGALTLVPLFQLPRDVTEKLEKQNVCLESSRVCDGVHVTICGSVRVRNLDFHKTVHIRYTMNRWKTYTDLQATYVQGSCDGYSDRFQFVLYAPCISSGQRMEIAVRFQCKGQQFWDNNSGANYCFDCLALGAATSASPASLHPTVDWHPSFY; the protein is encoded by the coding sequence aCGCAGATGAGCGGTGATCGCACCGGGCCCCAGTGCGGTTTGACGTCGCTCTTGCCGATGTCTTGCCGCGGCCGAGCTGCAGCCTTCGCCCGGGACTTGCACTCACGCCTCCGCAACCTCGGGGCGACACAAGAGGGCGAATGCGAGAACAGCTGGCTCACGCGCGAGAATCCTACGCACCGACCTACTAGCTCTACACAACGGGAACTCGATACGTTCTTTGACTTTGAACTCGAATGCGGAAGTCCGTCCAGTCCGGTAGATGAATACGATGCGCCGTTCCCGGAGAAACCGACTGAAGACTCGGATCCGCCTTTCTACGATGTCGATTCAGACGTTGAACACAAAGAGCAAAGTAAATTAATGTTAAAGCAGCCAGACAAAGGAAAaaatggatttaagttttccacAGCATTTTACACAGAATCGCCAGTTAAGCTCCAACCGACTGCAAGAGAAAACGGCCATGTAGATAAACCGTTGTATTCTCCCATAACATTCGAAGGCTGCGCTCGACATAATAGTTACGATGAAATCGATTGTTTGGTACAGCCTGTTGCAGCTACGGATCGGTTAAGTCTTCTTCCACAATTAAGTTCGACCTTAGATAGCGACTCCGAATTCGAATCAGCGAAAAGTGATCCATCCGACTGTTTTGATGACCTGCCTCAGAATGataatattttggaaaatgatCTAACAGACGTTGTAGAAATTTTGTCAATTACTGATAGTGAAACTCTCAATGAAGAAGAAATTTCATTAAACAGTGAAGAAAAAGAGGACTTTGAAAGTAGTGAAAAGATTGTTGTAAGCAACGGTGATAGCAATGAGTTAAAGGATATAGGTACCAGTGTTGTAAGCAATGATGACAAGGAAATAGTTGCCAGTGCTGTAAGCAATGGTGACAGCAACGAGCTAACTGAAATAGATATTAACGAAGTTCCTATTGAAAAAGAACCGTCACCCGCACCTGATATCGATCCACAATTGCTTAGTATTGAAACAAAAACTGAAGATGAAGGAGAAGACGATCGACCACAGCGAGTTCGCAGATGCTCATCGTTGAAAACTGGAAAAACTCCACCTGGAACACCAGGCAGAAAGAAAATAGTTCGATTTGCTGATGTACTAGGACTCGATTTGGCCGATGTGAAAACTTTCATGGATGAAATACCGGTTATTCCAAAATCTGCTTATGACGATCTCACTGGTTGTGATGTGCAAAGTTCACCACCTGCTCGACCTTCCCCGCGTCTCGGTGCTCTGACCCTGGTTCCCTTATTCCAACTTCCCCGTGATGTTACAGAAAAACTTGAAAAACAAAACGTGTGCTTAGAGAGTTCGCGCGTCTGTGACGGTGTTCATGTCACGATATGTGGCTCGGTTCGAGTGCGAAATTTAGACTTTCATAAAACTGTGCACATACGGTATACGATGAATCGCTGGAAGACGTACACGGACTTACAAGCGACGTATGTACAAGGTTCATGCGACGGATATTCGGACCGCTTTCAATTCGTTTTATACGCACCGTGTATTTCGTCGGGACAAAGGATGGAAATTGCGGTGAGATTCCAATGCAAAGGCCAGCAATTCTGGGACAATAATAGCGGGGCGAATTATTGTTTCGATTGTTTAGCGCTCGGCGCCGCTACCTCGGCCTCGCCAGCCTCGCTTCATCCCACCGTGGACTGGCACCCGTCGTTCTACTGA
- the LOC123868214 gene encoding glycogen-binding subunit 76A isoform X3 produces MDLRTQMSGDRTGPQCGLTSLLPMSCRGRAAAFARDLHSRLRNLGATQEGECENSWLTRENPTHRPTSSTQRELDTFFDFELECGSPSSPVDEYDAPFPEKPTEDSDPPFYDVDSDVEHKEQSKLMLKQPDKGKNGFKFSTAFYTESPVKLQPTARENGHVDKPLYSPITFEGCARHNSYDEIDCLVQPVAATDRLSLLPQLSSTLDSDSEFESAKSDPSDCFDDLPQNDNILENDLTDVVEILSITDSETLNEEEISLNSEEKEDFESSEKIVVSNGDSNELKDIGTSVVSNDDKEIVASAVSNGDSNELTEIDINEVPIEKEPSPAPDIDPQLLSIETKTEDEGEDDRPQRVRRCSSLKTGKTPPGTPGRKKIVRFADVLGLDLADVKTFMDEIPVIPKSAYDDLTGCDVQSSPPARPSPRLGALTLVPLFQLPRDVTEKLEKQNVCLESSRVCDGVHVTICGSVRVRNLDFHKTVHIRYTMNRWKTYTDLQATYVQGSCDGYSDRFQFVLYAPCISSGQRMEIAVRFQCKGQQFWDNNSGANYCFDCLALGAATSASPASLHPTVDWHPSFY; encoded by the coding sequence aCGCAGATGAGCGGTGATCGCACCGGGCCCCAGTGCGGTTTGACGTCGCTCTTGCCGATGTCTTGCCGCGGCCGAGCTGCAGCCTTCGCCCGGGACTTGCACTCACGCCTCCGCAACCTCGGGGCGACACAAGAGGGCGAATGCGAGAACAGCTGGCTCACGCGCGAGAATCCTACGCACCGACCTACTAGCTCTACACAACGGGAACTCGATACGTTCTTTGACTTTGAACTCGAATGCGGAAGTCCGTCCAGTCCGGTAGATGAATACGATGCGCCGTTCCCGGAGAAACCGACTGAAGACTCGGATCCGCCTTTCTACGATGTCGATTCAGACGTTGAACACAAAGAGCAAAGTAAATTAATGTTAAAGCAGCCAGACAAAGGAAAaaatggatttaagttttccacAGCATTTTACACAGAATCGCCAGTTAAGCTCCAACCGACTGCAAGAGAAAACGGCCATGTAGATAAACCGTTGTATTCTCCCATAACATTCGAAGGCTGCGCTCGACATAATAGTTACGATGAAATCGATTGTTTGGTACAGCCTGTTGCAGCTACGGATCGGTTAAGTCTTCTTCCACAATTAAGTTCGACCTTAGATAGCGACTCCGAATTCGAATCAGCGAAAAGTGATCCATCCGACTGTTTTGATGACCTGCCTCAGAATGataatattttggaaaatgatCTAACAGACGTTGTAGAAATTTTGTCAATTACTGATAGTGAAACTCTCAATGAAGAAGAAATTTCATTAAACAGTGAAGAAAAAGAGGACTTTGAAAGTAGTGAAAAGATTGTTGTAAGCAACGGTGATAGCAATGAGTTAAAGGATATAGGTACCAGTGTTGTAAGCAATGATGACAAGGAAATAGTTGCCAGTGCTGTAAGCAATGGTGACAGCAACGAGCTAACTGAAATAGATATTAACGAAGTTCCTATTGAAAAAGAACCGTCACCCGCACCTGATATCGATCCACAATTGCTTAGTATTGAAACAAAAACTGAAGATGAAGGAGAAGACGATCGACCACAGCGAGTTCGCAGATGCTCATCGTTGAAAACTGGAAAAACTCCACCTGGAACACCAGGCAGAAAGAAAATAGTTCGATTTGCTGATGTACTAGGACTCGATTTGGCCGATGTGAAAACTTTCATGGATGAAATACCGGTTATTCCAAAATCTGCTTATGACGATCTCACTGGTTGTGATGTGCAAAGTTCACCACCTGCTCGACCTTCCCCGCGTCTCGGTGCTCTGACCCTGGTTCCCTTATTCCAACTTCCCCGTGATGTTACAGAAAAACTTGAAAAACAAAACGTGTGCTTAGAGAGTTCGCGCGTCTGTGACGGTGTTCATGTCACGATATGTGGCTCGGTTCGAGTGCGAAATTTAGACTTTCATAAAACTGTGCACATACGGTATACGATGAATCGCTGGAAGACGTACACGGACTTACAAGCGACGTATGTACAAGGTTCATGCGACGGATATTCGGACCGCTTTCAATTCGTTTTATACGCACCGTGTATTTCGTCGGGACAAAGGATGGAAATTGCGGTGAGATTCCAATGCAAAGGCCAGCAATTCTGGGACAATAATAGCGGGGCGAATTATTGTTTCGATTGTTTAGCGCTCGGCGCCGCTACCTCGGCCTCGCCAGCCTCGCTTCATCCCACCGTGGACTGGCACCCGTCGTTCTACTGA
- the LOC123868214 gene encoding glycogen-binding subunit 76A isoform X4, translating to MSGDRTGPQCGLTSLLPMSCRGRAAAFARDLHSRLRNLGATQEGECENSWLTRENPTHRPTSSTQRELDTFFDFELECGSPSSPVDEYDAPFPEKPTEDSDPPFYDVDSDVEHKEQSKLMLKQPDKGKNGFKFSTAFYTESPVKLQPTARENGHVDKPLYSPITFEGCARHNSYDEIDCLVQPVAATDRLSLLPQLSSTLDSDSEFESAKSDPSDCFDDLPQNDNILENDLTDVVEILSITDSETLNEEEISLNSEEKEDFESSEKIVVSNGDSNELKDIGTSVVSNDDKEIVASAVSNGDSNELTEIDINEVPIEKEPSPAPDIDPQLLSIETKTEDEGEDDRPQRVRRCSSLKTGKTPPGTPGRKKIVRFADVLGLDLADVKTFMDEIPVIPKSAYDDLTGCDVQSSPPARPSPRLGALTLVPLFQLPRDVTEKLEKQNVCLESSRVCDGVHVTICGSVRVRNLDFHKTVHIRYTMNRWKTYTDLQATYVQGSCDGYSDRFQFVLYAPCISSGQRMEIAVRFQCKGQQFWDNNSGANYCFDCLALGAATSASPASLHPTVDWHPSFY from the coding sequence ATGAGCGGTGATCGCACCGGGCCCCAGTGCGGTTTGACGTCGCTCTTGCCGATGTCTTGCCGCGGCCGAGCTGCAGCCTTCGCCCGGGACTTGCACTCACGCCTCCGCAACCTCGGGGCGACACAAGAGGGCGAATGCGAGAACAGCTGGCTCACGCGCGAGAATCCTACGCACCGACCTACTAGCTCTACACAACGGGAACTCGATACGTTCTTTGACTTTGAACTCGAATGCGGAAGTCCGTCCAGTCCGGTAGATGAATACGATGCGCCGTTCCCGGAGAAACCGACTGAAGACTCGGATCCGCCTTTCTACGATGTCGATTCAGACGTTGAACACAAAGAGCAAAGTAAATTAATGTTAAAGCAGCCAGACAAAGGAAAaaatggatttaagttttccacAGCATTTTACACAGAATCGCCAGTTAAGCTCCAACCGACTGCAAGAGAAAACGGCCATGTAGATAAACCGTTGTATTCTCCCATAACATTCGAAGGCTGCGCTCGACATAATAGTTACGATGAAATCGATTGTTTGGTACAGCCTGTTGCAGCTACGGATCGGTTAAGTCTTCTTCCACAATTAAGTTCGACCTTAGATAGCGACTCCGAATTCGAATCAGCGAAAAGTGATCCATCCGACTGTTTTGATGACCTGCCTCAGAATGataatattttggaaaatgatCTAACAGACGTTGTAGAAATTTTGTCAATTACTGATAGTGAAACTCTCAATGAAGAAGAAATTTCATTAAACAGTGAAGAAAAAGAGGACTTTGAAAGTAGTGAAAAGATTGTTGTAAGCAACGGTGATAGCAATGAGTTAAAGGATATAGGTACCAGTGTTGTAAGCAATGATGACAAGGAAATAGTTGCCAGTGCTGTAAGCAATGGTGACAGCAACGAGCTAACTGAAATAGATATTAACGAAGTTCCTATTGAAAAAGAACCGTCACCCGCACCTGATATCGATCCACAATTGCTTAGTATTGAAACAAAAACTGAAGATGAAGGAGAAGACGATCGACCACAGCGAGTTCGCAGATGCTCATCGTTGAAAACTGGAAAAACTCCACCTGGAACACCAGGCAGAAAGAAAATAGTTCGATTTGCTGATGTACTAGGACTCGATTTGGCCGATGTGAAAACTTTCATGGATGAAATACCGGTTATTCCAAAATCTGCTTATGACGATCTCACTGGTTGTGATGTGCAAAGTTCACCACCTGCTCGACCTTCCCCGCGTCTCGGTGCTCTGACCCTGGTTCCCTTATTCCAACTTCCCCGTGATGTTACAGAAAAACTTGAAAAACAAAACGTGTGCTTAGAGAGTTCGCGCGTCTGTGACGGTGTTCATGTCACGATATGTGGCTCGGTTCGAGTGCGAAATTTAGACTTTCATAAAACTGTGCACATACGGTATACGATGAATCGCTGGAAGACGTACACGGACTTACAAGCGACGTATGTACAAGGTTCATGCGACGGATATTCGGACCGCTTTCAATTCGTTTTATACGCACCGTGTATTTCGTCGGGACAAAGGATGGAAATTGCGGTGAGATTCCAATGCAAAGGCCAGCAATTCTGGGACAATAATAGCGGGGCGAATTATTGTTTCGATTGTTTAGCGCTCGGCGCCGCTACCTCGGCCTCGCCAGCCTCGCTTCATCCCACCGTGGACTGGCACCCGTCGTTCTACTGA
- the LOC123868429 gene encoding heparan sulfate 2-O-sulfotransferase pipe — translation MRSEEVEQELQEELLPDPWELNNTARSDVELLFFNRVPKVGSQTFMELLRRLAIRNQFGFHRDAVQRVETIRLAPADQQVLVSVVSAHTPPASYIKHVCYTNFTRFGYPSPIYVNVVRDPVERVISWYYYVRAPWYYVERKRAFPDLPLPDPAWLKKDFETCVLSGDRECRYLEGETHEGIGDHRRQTLFFCGHDPQCTPFNSLEALQRAKRVVEQQYAVVGVLEDMNSTLLAFERYIPRFFQGSLRLYWELNTFNRINRNAFKPPVSEAVKQIVRANFTREIEFYEFCKQRLYLQLKALKDSSITLPVPTPNARQIQNNYIYNNV, via the exons ATGAGGTCCGAAGAAGTAGAGCAGGAGTTACAGGAAGAACTGTTACCAGACCCATGGGAGCTGAACAACACGGCGCGGAGCGATGTGGAGCTGCTGTTCTTCAACCGGGTGCCGAAGGTTGGGAGTCAGACCTTCATGGAACTGCTACGGCGATTGGCTATTAGAAATCAATTTG GTTTCCACCGAGATGCAGTGCAGCGAGTGGAAACGATCAGGCTCGCGCCAGCGGACCAGCAAGTGCTCGTAAGCGTGGTGTCAGCGCACACACCACCCGCCTCCTACATCAAGCACGTCTGCTACACCAACTTTACCAG ATTCGGCTACCCTTCTCCGATCTACGTGAACGTGGTCCGCGACCCCGTAGAACGAGTAATCTCCTGGTACTACTACGTAAGAGCTCCCTGGTACTACGTCGAACGGAAGAGAGCCTTCCCAGACCTGCCTCTGCCTGATCCCGCCTGGCTGAAAAAA GATTTTGAGACATGCGTGCTCAGCGGAGACCGCGAGTGCCGCTACCTGGAGGGAGAGACGCATGAAGGGATTGGCGACCATCGCAGACAAACGCTTTTCTTCTGCGGCCATGACCCACAGTGCAC GCCTTTCAACAGTCTAGAGGCGCTTCAGCGTGCAAAAAGAGTGGTGGAGCAACAGTACGCCGTGGTCGGTGTGCTCGAAGACATGAACTCCACCCTGCTTGCATTCGAGCGGTACATCCCGCGCTTCTTCCAAGGATCGCTGAGACTATATTGGG AGCTTAACACGTTTAACCGTATCAACCGCAACGCATTCAAGCCTCCAGTCTCCGAAGCCGTGAAGCAAATCGTCCGCGCGAACTTCACGCGCGAAATCGAATTTTACGAGTTCTGCAAACAACGGCTTTACTTGCAACTGAAAGCACTCAAGGACTCTTCCATCACGCTGCCCGTCCCTACTCCCAACGCGCGACagatacaaaataattatatttataacaatGTATAG
- the LOC123868426 gene encoding uncharacterized protein LOC123868426 isoform X1 has protein sequence MLDLLNSSQSAQFTRTDCREIVRETLLGRQLSPRSVDIMLASLTDSTYKQYDGCIRSWIKYCEINNICYHSASISEIIHYLSQLFDQGVRYGTINSHKAAISLLMGNPIDDNRIKRFMKGVYRLRPPTPKYDIVWEPNIVLNYLSQFWPNHTLSLEDLSKKTVTLIALVTAHRVQTISLIKISNVVINQGSEVIIKIPDFIKTSGLNINQPVLKLPFFTPRPEICPALSIIAYLNKTAPLRVNNQERLFLSYKKPHQEVSSQTISHWIKFILGKSGVDISIFSAHSTRHASTSSANRIGVSIEVIKKTAGWSEQSGVFAKFYNKEIINDQNSFARSILTNNNNNCD, from the exons ATGCTAGATTTGTTG aattcaTCACAATCTGCACAGTTCACTAGAACTGATTGCCGTGAGATTGTCAGGGAGACACTACTAGGACGACAACTTTCCCCAAGATCTGTGGATATCATGTTAGCATCATTGACGGATAGTACATATAAGCAATATGATGGCTGTATTAGATCATGGATTAAGTATTGTGAGATTAATAACATATGCTATCATTCTGCATCTATTTCGGAAATAATACATTACCTTAGTCAACTTTTTGATCAGGGAGTACGGTATGGCACTATTAACTCTCATAAAGCAGCAATAAGTTTGTTAATGGGAAATCCCATAGATGATAATAGGATAAAGAGATTCATGAAGGGAGTATATAGGTTACGACCTCCCACACCTAAATATGATATAGTTTGGGAACCTAAtatcgttttaaattatttaagccaATTCTGGCCCAACCATACATTAAGTTTAGAAGATTTGTCAAAGAAAACAGTCACGCTTATTGCTTTAGTAACGGCTCATCGTGTCCAGACCATCTCCCTTATCAAAATCAGTAATGTGGTTATAAACCAGGGTAGtgaagttattattaaaataccgGATTTTATAAAGACTTCTGGACTTAACATAAATCAACCTGTATTAAAACTCCCTTTCTTCACTCCCCGGCCTGAGATTTGTCCAGCGTTAAGCATCATtgcttatttgaataaaactgCACCTTTACGTGTAAATAACCAAGAACGATTATTCTTAAGTTATAAAAAACCTCATCAGGAGGTTTCCTCCCAGACTATAAGTCATtggataaagtttattttgggTAAAAGTGGCGTTGATATATCGATTTTCAGCGCGCATAGCACTCGCCATGCATCTACTTCATCTGCCAATAGAATTGGAGTCAGTATTGAGGTAATAAAAAAGACAGCTGGTTGGAGTGAACAATCGGGAGTTTTTGCAAAATTCTATAATAAGGAGATTATTAACGATCAAAATTCATTTGCTCGATCCATTCTTacgaacaataataataattgtgactAA
- the LOC123868426 gene encoding uncharacterized protein LOC123868426 isoform X2, with amino-acid sequence MLASLTDSTYKQYDGCIRSWIKYCEINNICYHSASISEIIHYLSQLFDQGVRYGTINSHKAAISLLMGNPIDDNRIKRFMKGVYRLRPPTPKYDIVWEPNIVLNYLSQFWPNHTLSLEDLSKKTVTLIALVTAHRVQTISLIKISNVVINQGSEVIIKIPDFIKTSGLNINQPVLKLPFFTPRPEICPALSIIAYLNKTAPLRVNNQERLFLSYKKPHQEVSSQTISHWIKFILGKSGVDISIFSAHSTRHASTSSANRIGVSIEVIKKTAGWSEQSGVFAKFYNKEIINDQNSFARSILTNNNNNCD; translated from the coding sequence ATGTTAGCATCATTGACGGATAGTACATATAAGCAATATGATGGCTGTATTAGATCATGGATTAAGTATTGTGAGATTAATAACATATGCTATCATTCTGCATCTATTTCGGAAATAATACATTACCTTAGTCAACTTTTTGATCAGGGAGTACGGTATGGCACTATTAACTCTCATAAAGCAGCAATAAGTTTGTTAATGGGAAATCCCATAGATGATAATAGGATAAAGAGATTCATGAAGGGAGTATATAGGTTACGACCTCCCACACCTAAATATGATATAGTTTGGGAACCTAAtatcgttttaaattatttaagccaATTCTGGCCCAACCATACATTAAGTTTAGAAGATTTGTCAAAGAAAACAGTCACGCTTATTGCTTTAGTAACGGCTCATCGTGTCCAGACCATCTCCCTTATCAAAATCAGTAATGTGGTTATAAACCAGGGTAGtgaagttattattaaaataccgGATTTTATAAAGACTTCTGGACTTAACATAAATCAACCTGTATTAAAACTCCCTTTCTTCACTCCCCGGCCTGAGATTTGTCCAGCGTTAAGCATCATtgcttatttgaataaaactgCACCTTTACGTGTAAATAACCAAGAACGATTATTCTTAAGTTATAAAAAACCTCATCAGGAGGTTTCCTCCCAGACTATAAGTCATtggataaagtttattttgggTAAAAGTGGCGTTGATATATCGATTTTCAGCGCGCATAGCACTCGCCATGCATCTACTTCATCTGCCAATAGAATTGGAGTCAGTATTGAGGTAATAAAAAAGACAGCTGGTTGGAGTGAACAATCGGGAGTTTTTGCAAAATTCTATAATAAGGAGATTATTAACGATCAAAATTCATTTGCTCGATCCATTCTTacgaacaataataataattgtgactAA